In Anaerostipes hadrus ATCC 29173 = JCM 17467, a single genomic region encodes these proteins:
- a CDS encoding class I SAM-dependent methyltransferase: MWLADQWKDYEVLDTSNGEKLERWGDYFLVRPDPQVLWDTPKKLRQWKKPNGHYHRSHKGGGQWEFFDLPKTWDIQYKELKFHLQPFSFKHTGLFPEQAVNWDWFSDKIRKANRPVKVLNLFAYTGGATLAAAAAGASVTHVDASKGMVNWAKENAQLSGLREKPIRWLVDDCVKFVEREIRRGNHYDGIIMDPPSYGRGPKGEIWKIEEKIYPFIELCTKILSDDPLFFLVNSYTTGLQPAVLTYMLETQVAAKFGGKVVSDEIGLPVSSNGLVLPCGASGRWEK, encoded by the coding sequence ATGTGGTTAGCAGACCAATGGAAAGACTATGAAGTCTTAGATACATCAAACGGTGAGAAATTAGAACGCTGGGGAGATTATTTTCTGGTAAGGCCAGACCCACAGGTTCTATGGGACACCCCAAAGAAGTTAAGACAGTGGAAGAAGCCAAATGGACATTATCACAGAAGTCACAAAGGCGGCGGACAGTGGGAATTCTTTGATCTTCCTAAGACATGGGATATTCAGTACAAAGAATTAAAATTCCACTTACAGCCATTCAGCTTCAAACATACAGGATTATTCCCAGAACAGGCAGTGAACTGGGACTGGTTTTCAGATAAAATCAGAAAAGCAAATCGTCCAGTAAAAGTATTAAACTTATTTGCCTACACAGGAGGGGCAACACTTGCAGCGGCAGCAGCAGGAGCATCAGTCACACACGTTGACGCATCCAAAGGTATGGTAAATTGGGCAAAGGAGAATGCACAGCTTTCTGGATTAAGAGAGAAACCAATCCGCTGGTTAGTCGATGACTGTGTGAAGTTTGTAGAACGTGAGATCCGAAGAGGTAATCATTATGATGGGATCATCATGGACCCTCCATCTTATGGAAGAGGACCAAAGGGTGAGATCTGGAAGATCGAAGAGAAGATTTATCCATTCATTGAACTATGTACAAAGATTCTGTCCGATGACCCATTATTCTTCCTTGTAAACTCCTATACAACAGGTTTACAGCCAGCAGTTTTAACTTATATGTTAGAGACTCAGGTAGCAGCGAAATTTGGTGGAAAAGTAGTCTCAGATGAGATCGGATTACCAGTTTCATCCAACGGATTGGTCCTTCCATGTGGGGCATCTGGACGCTGGGAAAAGTAA
- a CDS encoding rod shape-determining protein, whose translation MAAGTDIGIDLGTASVLVYVKGKGVVLKEPSVVAFDRNTNKIKAIGEEARLMLGRTPGNIVAVRPLRQGVISDYTVTEKMLSYFISRTVGKSLFGRKPRISVCVPSGATEVEKKAVEDATYQAGAREVSIIEEPVAAAIGAGIDIAKPCGNMIVDIGGGTADIAVISLGGVVVSNSIKVAGDDFDEAIVRFMRKKHNLLIGERTAEEIKINVGTVYKRPENLTMDVRGRNLVTGLPKTVTVTSEETEEALREPAYQIVDAVHNVLERTPPELAADISDRGIVLTGGGSLIQGLEELIEEKTGINTMTAEDPLTAVAIGTGKYIEYLADDDKKSKNK comes from the coding sequence ATGGCAGCAGGAACAGATATTGGAATTGATTTAGGAACCGCCAGCGTATTAGTTTACGTCAAAGGAAAAGGTGTAGTATTAAAAGAGCCATCTGTAGTGGCATTTGATAGAAATACAAACAAGATCAAAGCGATCGGAGAAGAAGCACGTTTAATGTTAGGAAGAACACCAGGTAATATCGTGGCAGTTCGTCCATTACGTCAGGGAGTTATCTCTGATTATACAGTTACAGAGAAGATGTTAAGTTATTTTATCAGCAGAACAGTTGGTAAGTCTTTATTTGGAAGAAAACCTCGCATCAGTGTTTGTGTACCAAGTGGTGCAACTGAAGTAGAGAAGAAAGCCGTAGAAGATGCAACATATCAGGCAGGAGCAAGAGAAGTTTCCATCATCGAAGAGCCAGTAGCAGCAGCGATCGGTGCAGGAATCGACATTGCAAAACCTTGTGGAAATATGATCGTTGATATCGGTGGTGGTACAGCTGATATCGCAGTTATCTCTTTAGGTGGAGTCGTAGTAAGCAACTCTATCAAAGTAGCTGGAGATGACTTTGACGAAGCAATCGTACGTTTCATGCGTAAGAAACATAACTTATTAATTGGAGAACGTACAGCAGAAGAGATCAAGATCAATGTAGGTACAGTATACAAACGCCCAGAAAATCTTACAATGGACGTTCGCGGACGTAACCTTGTAACAGGACTTCCAAAGACAGTGACTGTGACATCTGAAGAAACAGAAGAAGCTTTAAGAGAACCTGCATACCAGATCGTAGACGCAGTACACAATGTACTGGAGAGAACTCCACCAGAATTAGCAGCTGATATTTCTGATCGTGGAATCGTTTTAACAGGTGGTGGATCTTTAATTCAGGGATTAGAAGAACTGATCGAAGAGAAGACTGGAATCAACACAATGACAGCAGAAGATCCTTTAACAGCTGTAGCAATCGGTACAGGAAAATATATCGAATATTTAGCAGATGATGATAAAAAATCAAAGAACAAATAA
- a CDS encoding ATP-dependent RecD-like DNA helicase has translation MAYLKGYVDHIRFRNEDNGYTVLSLDVDGDEETVVGSFPFLNDGEYISLEGDYVDHPVHGPQFQMRTYEIVAPDDIDSMERYLGSGAIKGVGPALAKRITKKFKMDTFRVIEEEPERLAEVKGISEKKARAIAVEFSEKQEMRQAMMFLSGYGINNNLAVKIYKEYGDHLYTIIQENPYKMTDDIAGVGFKIADEIAKKVGIGSNSDYRIISGIFYTLMRALNEGHVFLPKRILCRNAAHILGVTPEDIEEHLLEMMIDRKIVIEEDEETRVYAAPQYHMEVNTARMLLDLNIHYDVSISEVETMIAMIEETEQITFAEKQKEAIHAVAQDSIVVLTGGPGTGKTTTINGMIQYFEHEGLDIRLAAPTGRAAKRMTEATGYEAMTIHRMLEINGEADRERDMKKGNASMFERNAGNPLETDVIIIDEMSMVDLYLMNALLQAMVPGTRLVIVGDANQLPSIGAGNVLKDMIASGQFKVVELNQIFRQEEGSHIVRNAHLIHQGRPVELDNKSRDFFFLQRNNIQDVLGVLVYLVRDKLPGYVHVKPYDIQILTPMRKGELGVERLNQVMQQYLNPPSDEKKEKEIAFGLFREGDKVMQIKNNYQIEWEMRNSKGFTVDKGVGVFNGDMGIITEINDYTEKITVLFDETREVQYPYASLDELELAYAVTIHKSQGSEYPAVVMPILSGPRVLFHRNLLYTGVTRAKNCLTIVGDRNMLFSMIQNVNEQRRYTTLALRLDQIANESEESGPMDDLGI, from the coding sequence ATGGCATATTTGAAAGGATACGTAGATCATATACGTTTTCGGAATGAAGATAACGGATATACTGTATTAAGCCTTGATGTCGATGGAGATGAAGAGACTGTCGTTGGATCATTTCCTTTCTTAAATGATGGAGAATACATATCTTTGGAAGGAGATTATGTCGATCACCCAGTGCATGGACCACAATTTCAGATGAGAACTTATGAGATTGTGGCTCCAGATGATATTGACAGCATGGAACGTTATTTAGGTTCCGGAGCGATCAAAGGAGTCGGACCTGCACTTGCAAAACGTATTACAAAGAAGTTTAAGATGGATACCTTCCGAGTTATCGAAGAGGAGCCAGAACGTCTTGCAGAAGTAAAAGGAATCAGCGAGAAGAAAGCCAGAGCGATCGCCGTGGAATTCAGTGAGAAGCAGGAAATGCGTCAGGCGATGATGTTTCTGTCTGGATATGGAATCAATAATAATCTTGCTGTGAAGATTTATAAAGAATATGGGGATCATTTGTATACGATCATTCAGGAAAATCCATATAAGATGACGGATGATATTGCAGGAGTCGGATTTAAGATCGCAGATGAGATCGCAAAGAAAGTCGGGATTGGAAGTAACTCAGATTACCGCATCATTTCTGGAATTTTTTACACCTTAATGCGGGCACTAAATGAAGGCCATGTATTTTTGCCAAAACGTATTTTGTGCAGAAATGCAGCTCATATCTTAGGGGTAACACCAGAAGATATCGAAGAGCATTTATTAGAAATGATGATCGATCGCAAGATTGTCATTGAAGAGGATGAAGAGACAAGAGTTTATGCAGCACCACAGTATCATATGGAAGTCAATACGGCAAGAATGCTGCTGGATTTAAATATCCATTATGATGTTTCCATTTCTGAGGTGGAGACAATGATCGCAATGATCGAAGAGACAGAGCAGATCACATTTGCTGAAAAACAGAAAGAAGCGATCCATGCAGTGGCACAGGATAGTATTGTTGTCTTAACTGGAGGTCCGGGAACTGGTAAGACGACAACGATTAATGGAATGATCCAGTATTTTGAACATGAAGGGCTGGATATCCGTCTGGCAGCACCAACAGGAAGAGCAGCAAAGCGTATGACAGAGGCAACAGGATATGAGGCAATGACGATTCATCGTATGTTAGAGATCAATGGGGAAGCAGACAGGGAACGTGACATGAAAAAGGGAAATGCATCCATGTTTGAACGCAATGCGGGTAATCCATTAGAAACGGATGTGATCATCATTGACGAGATGTCCATGGTAGACCTATATCTGATGAATGCACTCCTGCAAGCTATGGTGCCTGGAACAAGATTGGTCATTGTAGGAGATGCCAATCAGTTGCCATCGATCGGTGCTGGAAATGTCTTAAAAGATATGATCGCATCAGGACAGTTTAAAGTCGTGGAATTAAACCAGATCTTCCGTCAGGAAGAAGGCAGCCATATCGTAAGAAATGCCCATCTGATCCATCAGGGAAGACCAGTTGAATTAGATAATAAGAGCCGAGATTTTTTCTTCTTACAGAGAAATAATATTCAGGATGTACTGGGAGTTTTAGTATATTTAGTACGGGATAAACTACCAGGATATGTCCATGTGAAACCATATGATATCCAGATCTTAACACCAATGCGAAAAGGTGAACTTGGTGTTGAGAGGCTCAATCAGGTCATGCAGCAATATTTGAATCCACCATCTGATGAGAAGAAAGAAAAAGAGATCGCCTTTGGATTGTTCCGGGAAGGTGACAAAGTCATGCAGATCAAGAACAATTATCAGATTGAATGGGAAATGCGAAATAGCAAAGGATTCACCGTAGATAAGGGAGTTGGAGTATTCAATGGTGATATGGGAATCATCACAGAAATCAATGATTACACAGAGAAGATCACAGTCTTATTTGATGAGACGAGGGAAGTCCAGTATCCGTATGCAAGTCTTGATGAATTAGAACTTGCATATGCAGTCACAATCCACAAATCACAGGGAAGCGAATACCCAGCGGTTGTGATGCCGATCTTAAGCGGACCAAGAGTATTATTCCACAGAAACCTTCTGTATACAGGAGTCACAAGAGCAAAAAACTGTTTAACGATCGTAGGAGACAGAAATATGTTATTTTCCATGATCCAGAATGTCAATGAGCAACGGAGGTATACAACCCTTGCACTGCGCTTAGATCAGATCGCAAATGAATCCGAAGAAAGCGGTCCGATGGATGATCTTGGAATATAA